The Rhizobium sp. WSM4643 genome window below encodes:
- a CDS encoding very short patch repair endonuclease, whose translation MARVGQKNTLPEVKVRKILHGLGYRYRIHRRDLPGSPDIVFPTRRKAIFVHGCFWHRHADCSKATSPKTRVEFWREKFAKNVERDKRKERELRELGWEVETIWECETKDMEGLARRVVFWLGSRSPDQAKKYGDEANVKSS comes from the coding sequence ATGGCGCGCGTGGGTCAGAAAAACACGCTGCCCGAAGTAAAGGTCCGAAAGATTCTTCACGGATTGGGCTATCGATATCGGATACATCGCCGCGACTTGCCCGGCAGTCCGGATATCGTCTTTCCAACTCGCAGGAAGGCTATCTTTGTTCACGGGTGTTTTTGGCACCGACATGCCGATTGCAGCAAGGCGACATCCCCAAAAACGCGTGTCGAATTCTGGAGAGAAAAGTTCGCGAAGAACGTCGAACGCGACAAGAGGAAGGAGCGTGAATTGCGCGAACTCGGTTGGGAGGTCGAAACGATATGGGAGTGTGAAACTAAGGACATGGAAGGCCTAGCGCGACGCGTCGTGTTTTGGCTTGGCTCCCGGTCGCCGGATCAAGCAAAAAAGTATGGAGACGAAGCGAACGTTAAGTCTTCCTAG